A window of the Pedobacter frigiditerrae genome harbors these coding sequences:
- the dnaA gene encoding chromosomal replication initiator protein DnaA: MEKTCTEVWKNCLQIIKDNIPNQSFKTWFEPISALKLEGKVLTIQVPSLFFYEWLEEHYVGLLRKTVKKQLGDEGRLEYNIVVDKSSNTGSPYTTNMPSNGNGAEAKMQSMPIPVSINKDIKNPFIIPGLKKLTVDPQLNPNYTFENYVEGDCNRLARSAGYAVAAKPGGTSFNPLMIYGGVGLGKTHLAQAIGNEIKRSMPDKLVIYVSCEKFCQQFVDSLKNNTINDFVNFYQAMDVIIMDDVHNFAGKEKTQDIFFHIFNHLHQSGKQVILTSDKAPKDLAGLEERLLSRFKWGLSADLQVPDLEVRIAILRKKMYADGIELPSDVVEYVAHNIDNNVRELEGAMVSLLAQSTLNKKDIDLALAKQMLKNFIKNTSKEISMEYIQKLVCEYFEVPVDMVKSQTRKREIVQARQISMYLSKSHTKSSLKTIGAFFGGRDHSTVIYACQTVEDLIETDKKFKAYVNDIQKKLKMS; this comes from the coding sequence ATGGAAAAAACTTGTACCGAAGTATGGAAGAACTGTCTCCAAATAATTAAGGATAACATTCCGAACCAAAGTTTCAAAACCTGGTTCGAACCGATATCAGCACTTAAATTAGAAGGAAAGGTTTTAACCATCCAGGTGCCTAGTTTATTTTTTTACGAATGGCTTGAAGAACACTATGTGGGCTTGCTTCGTAAAACAGTAAAAAAGCAATTGGGAGATGAAGGAAGATTAGAGTATAATATCGTAGTCGACAAGTCGTCGAACACAGGCTCTCCTTACACAACAAATATGCCCTCAAACGGAAATGGGGCAGAAGCAAAAATGCAATCAATGCCAATTCCTGTATCAATAAATAAGGATATCAAAAATCCTTTTATTATACCTGGATTGAAAAAGTTAACTGTAGATCCACAGTTAAATCCAAATTACACTTTCGAAAACTATGTTGAGGGAGATTGTAATAGATTAGCTCGTTCTGCAGGATATGCCGTAGCGGCAAAACCAGGCGGCACTTCATTTAATCCATTAATGATTTATGGTGGTGTGGGCTTAGGTAAAACGCATTTGGCACAAGCTATTGGTAACGAGATTAAACGTAGCATGCCTGATAAATTGGTTATCTACGTTTCTTGTGAAAAATTCTGCCAACAGTTTGTAGATTCATTAAAGAATAATACCATTAACGATTTTGTAAACTTTTATCAAGCAATGGATGTAATCATTATGGATGATGTACACAACTTTGCAGGTAAAGAAAAAACTCAAGATATTTTCTTCCATATCTTTAATCACTTACATCAATCAGGTAAGCAGGTTATCTTAACGTCAGATAAGGCACCTAAGGATTTAGCGGGATTAGAGGAAAGATTATTAAGCCGTTTCAAATGGGGATTATCTGCAGATTTGCAAGTGCCAGATTTGGAAGTTCGTATCGCTATTCTTAGAAAGAAAATGTATGCTGATGGCATTGAATTGCCAAGCGATGTGGTAGAATACGTAGCGCACAATATTGATAACAATGTACGTGAACTAGAAGGAGCAATGGTTTCTTTACTAGCACAGTCTACGTTGAATAAAAAAGATATCGATTTGGCCTTGGCTAAACAGATGTTAAAGAACTTCATCAAAAATACTTCTAAAGAAATTTCAATGGAATACATCCAGAAATTGGTGTGCGAATACTTTGAAGTTCCTGTTGATATGGTTAAATCACAAACTCGTAAACGCGAAATTGTACAGGCTCGTCAAATTTCAATGTATTTGTCTAAAAGCCATACCAAATCTTCATTAAAAACAATTGGTGCTTTTTTTGGAGGTAGAGACCACTCTACGGTAATCTACGCTTGCCAAACAGTTGAAGATTTAATTGAGACAGATAAAAAATTCAAAGCTTATGTTAACGATATTCAGAAAAAACTGAAAATGAGTTAG
- a CDS encoding HesB/IscA family protein — MSNTVETTFAPVSFTETAVKELLKLKDQQEIADDFGLRVGVEGGGCSGMSYVLGFDQKKDGDQEFIVDGIKIFMHKAHQMYLLGMQVDWQDGLNSRGFTFSNPNAASSCGCGTSFSV; from the coding sequence ATGAGTAACACAGTAGAAACTACTTTTGCACCTGTATCATTTACAGAAACTGCGGTTAAGGAACTTTTGAAACTTAAAGACCAACAAGAAATAGCTGATGATTTTGGATTAAGGGTTGGAGTTGAAGGTGGTGGGTGCTCTGGAATGAGCTATGTTTTAGGTTTTGACCAAAAGAAAGATGGCGACCAAGAATTTATAGTTGATGGAATTAAGATATTTATGCATAAAGCACATCAAATGTATTTATTAGGAATGCAGGTTGATTGGCAAGATGGTTTAAACTCAAGGGGATTTACTTTTAGCAACCCGAATGCAGCTAGCTCTTGCGGTTGTGGAACTAGCTTCTCAGTTTAA
- a CDS encoding NAD(P)/FAD-dependent oxidoreductase — MQKEIEITIAPEHIANEQIILQNLSRALKVDISTIKHHEVLKRSIDARSRKVIYRLQVRAYIDDSPIKEESIITYQKVTDTKTVIIVGAGPAGLFAALQCIENGLKPIVIERGKDVKQRRRDLAAINKQGLVNTESNYCYGEGGAGTYSDGKLYTRSNKRGDINKVLQIFVQHGADEDILIDARPHIGTNRLPHIITAIRETIQNAGGEVLFDSKLTDFIIDDVKIKGVIINQEQELLSNSVILATGHSARDIYELLHQKNILIEAKPFALGVRIEHPQQIIDSAQYHCDIRSEFLPPAYYSMVEQVKTRGVFSFCMCPGGIIAPCATGQDEIVVNGWSPSKRNNPFANSGTVVQVTLDDVQGYDPLRMLNFQSEIEQLAFEAGGGNLVAPAQRMIDFVENRLSIDLPKNSYLPGTKSVMLDNILPEFVASSLKAALPLFGKKMKGYYTNEAILVGVESRTSSPVRIPRNKETYQHPQINGLYPCAEGAGYAGGIVSAAIDGVNCANAILNN; from the coding sequence ATGCAAAAAGAAATCGAAATCACCATTGCTCCAGAGCATATTGCTAATGAGCAAATCATTCTTCAAAACCTTTCTAGAGCTTTAAAGGTTGATATTTCTACAATCAAGCATCACGAAGTTTTAAAACGTTCAATAGATGCTCGTTCACGAAAAGTCATTTATCGCTTACAGGTAAGGGCATATATTGATGATTCTCCAATTAAGGAAGAATCTATAATTACTTACCAAAAAGTAACGGATACTAAAACAGTAATTATAGTTGGCGCTGGCCCTGCAGGGTTGTTTGCCGCTTTACAATGCATCGAAAATGGATTAAAACCAATCGTAATAGAAAGAGGTAAAGATGTTAAACAGCGTCGAAGAGATTTAGCAGCTATCAATAAACAAGGATTGGTAAATACCGAATCTAATTACTGTTATGGCGAAGGTGGTGCAGGCACTTATTCTGATGGTAAGTTATATACTCGTTCCAACAAACGTGGAGATATCAATAAGGTATTGCAAATTTTTGTACAACATGGTGCTGATGAAGATATTTTAATTGACGCTCGTCCACATATTGGTACAAATAGACTCCCTCATATTATTACTGCAATTAGAGAAACAATTCAAAATGCAGGTGGTGAGGTGCTTTTTGATTCCAAATTAACAGATTTCATCATTGATGATGTAAAGATTAAAGGCGTAATCATTAACCAAGAACAAGAGCTCTTGTCAAATTCAGTTATCTTAGCAACAGGTCACTCGGCAAGAGATATTTACGAATTACTTCATCAAAAGAATATCTTAATTGAAGCTAAACCTTTTGCATTAGGCGTAAGGATAGAGCATCCTCAGCAAATTATTGATAGTGCTCAATATCATTGCGATATAAGAAGTGAATTTTTGCCTCCTGCATATTATAGTATGGTAGAGCAGGTAAAAACCAGAGGCGTGTTTTCTTTTTGTATGTGTCCAGGGGGGATAATTGCTCCCTGCGCTACCGGACAAGACGAAATTGTGGTAAATGGTTGGTCTCCTTCTAAACGAAATAATCCTTTTGCTAATTCTGGCACCGTAGTTCAGGTTACTTTAGATGATGTACAAGGTTATGATCCCTTGAGGATGTTAAACTTTCAATCTGAGATAGAACAGCTAGCTTTTGAAGCCGGCGGTGGCAATCTTGTAGCTCCCGCACAGCGGATGATAGACTTTGTAGAAAACAGATTGTCCATCGATTTGCCCAAAAATTCTTACTTACCGGGTACAAAAAGTGTGATGTTAGATAATATTCTGCCAGAATTTGTAGCCTCAAGCTTAAAAGCAGCATTACCATTGTTTGGCAAAAAGATGAAAGGTTATTATACAAATGAAGCCATTTTGGTCGGTGTAGAAAGTAGAACTTCTTCCCCTGTTCGTATTCCTAGAAATAAAGAAACCTACCAACATCCACAAATTAATGGTTTATATCCTTGTGCAGAAGGCGCAGGTTACGCAGGTGGAATTGTCTCTGCTGCCATAGATGGTGTCAATTGTGCAAATGCCATTTTAAACAATTAA
- a CDS encoding LemA family protein encodes MKKPVIFGIIGVVILIALIGGCNSYNGLVASDVEVQNKWSQVETQYQRRSDLIPNLVSTVKGAAKFEQGTLTAVVEARAKASQIKVDPSQLTPENIAKYQQAQGQVGQALSRLMVLTENYPELKATQQFSDLSVALEGTENRIATSRKDFNDAVKGYNTSIRSFPSNIWAKMFGFKEKSGFVAEVGAEKAPTVAF; translated from the coding sequence ATGAAAAAACCGGTAATCTTTGGAATAATTGGAGTTGTAATTTTAATAGCACTAATTGGTGGGTGTAATAGCTACAATGGTTTAGTTGCATCCGATGTTGAGGTCCAGAACAAATGGAGCCAAGTAGAAACACAGTATCAACGTAGATCTGATTTAATACCTAACTTAGTGAGTACCGTAAAAGGTGCTGCAAAATTTGAGCAGGGTACATTAACCGCCGTTGTTGAAGCTCGTGCTAAAGCTAGTCAGATAAAAGTAGACCCAAGTCAATTAACACCTGAAAATATTGCCAAATATCAACAAGCTCAAGGTCAAGTAGGACAAGCTTTAAGTCGTTTGATGGTTTTAACAGAAAACTATCCAGAACTTAAGGCTACTCAACAATTTAGCGATCTTTCTGTTGCCTTAGAAGGTACCGAAAATAGAATCGCAACATCTCGTAAAGATTTCAATGATGCTGTTAAAGGATACAACACTAGCATTAGGTCGTTCCCAAGCAATATATGGGCAAAAATGTTTGGCTTCAAAGAGAAGTCAGGATTTGTTGCTGAAGTAGGCGCAGAAAAAGCACCAACTGTAGCATTTTAG
- a CDS encoding DinB family protein, translating to MINLVDELQKAYNGDAWHGGNALSLLETANADKVFTHPIPNAHSIAELVLHLTSWTEEVLDRINGGTAKEPIRGDWPIPTKMSETEWNEILNQFKSANQKLIETLGDLNFSHWSNEVKDERNPSLGSGVNNAQLINGLIQHHAYHSGQIALLLKF from the coding sequence ATGATAAATTTAGTGGACGAACTCCAAAAAGCATATAATGGCGATGCTTGGCACGGTGGCAATGCATTGAGTTTGCTTGAAACAGCTAATGCAGATAAAGTTTTCACGCATCCCATACCGAATGCACACTCCATTGCAGAGCTTGTTTTGCATTTAACATCTTGGACAGAAGAAGTGCTGGACAGAATAAATGGAGGAACTGCAAAAGAACCCATAAGGGGAGATTGGCCAATTCCTACAAAAATGTCAGAAACCGAATGGAATGAAATATTGAATCAATTTAAGTCTGCCAATCAAAAGCTAATAGAAACTTTAGGTGATTTAAATTTTTCTCACTGGTCAAATGAGGTAAAAGATGAACGAAATCCTTCATTAGGTTCTGGAGTAAATAATGCCCAACTCATTAACGGATTAATTCAACATCACGCTTATCATTCAGGTCAAATTGCTTTATTGTTAAAATTTTAG
- a CDS encoding TPM domain-containing protein: MPFFTTEEQELIANAIADAEKATSGEIRIAVEKNCHGSAFERATEYFAELGMDKTAQHNGVLIYLAYADHKFAIIGDRGIDTVVPDDFWETTQVAMKAHFLSGNIAEGIIAGVALAGEKLALFFPYQSGDVNELPNDIIYMDQDETK; this comes from the coding sequence ATGCCTTTTTTCACAACAGAAGAACAAGAATTAATAGCCAATGCCATTGCAGATGCTGAAAAAGCAACTTCAGGAGAAATTAGAATAGCTGTAGAAAAAAACTGCCATGGCAGTGCTTTCGAAAGAGCAACCGAATATTTTGCCGAGTTAGGCATGGATAAAACAGCGCAACACAATGGCGTACTTATCTATTTAGCTTATGCCGACCACAAATTTGCTATTATTGGCGATAGAGGAATTGATACAGTTGTACCAGATGATTTTTGGGAAACAACACAAGTTGCAATGAAAGCTCATTTTTTAAGTGGCAATATTGCTGAAGGAATTATTGCAGGAGTAGCACTTGCTGGTGAGAAACTTGCCTTATTTTTTCCTTATCAAAGTGGTGATGTAAATGAGCTGCCGAATGACATTATTTATATGGACCAAGATGAAACCAAATAA
- a CDS encoding TPM domain-containing protein: MKKLALLLLFTFGYFLASAQEFPTKPNTLVNDYTNTLSAGQIQQLEQKLVALDDSTSNQISVVLVKTVGDYDINEYALELGRKWGIGGKGKNNGVILLIAIGDRKMSIQTGYGLEGALPDVYTKRIIENDIKPFFKTGDYYAGIDAGTNSIISVIKGEYKNDNPKSKSRGGRGSAGFIVLIIIIIIAVVIRKGGGGGGSQVIGGRGVAEALLFGALLGGSGRNSGGSGFGGGFGGGSSGGGGFGGFGGGSFGGGGSSGSW, translated from the coding sequence ATGAAAAAATTAGCACTCTTACTTTTATTTACTTTTGGTTATTTTCTTGCTTCTGCCCAAGAGTTTCCTACAAAACCAAATACACTGGTTAACGATTATACCAACACTTTAAGTGCCGGTCAAATACAACAATTAGAGCAAAAACTAGTTGCATTGGACGATTCGACTTCTAATCAGATATCTGTAGTACTGGTTAAGACAGTTGGGGATTATGATATTAATGAATATGCCCTTGAACTTGGTCGCAAATGGGGAATTGGCGGTAAAGGAAAAAACAATGGTGTTATCTTATTAATTGCCATTGGTGATAGAAAGATGTCTATCCAAACTGGATACGGATTAGAAGGTGCTTTACCTGACGTATACACCAAAAGAATTATAGAAAATGATATCAAGCCATTTTTTAAAACCGGTGACTATTATGCAGGGATTGATGCTGGAACTAATTCGATTATTTCGGTAATTAAGGGCGAATACAAAAATGATAATCCAAAATCTAAATCACGGGGTGGCAGAGGCAGCGCAGGATTTATTGTGCTCATCATCATTATTATCATCGCAGTTGTTATTAGAAAAGGTGGTGGCGGTGGCGGAAGTCAAGTTATTGGCGGACGTGGTGTTGCAGAAGCCCTATTGTTTGGAGCATTATTAGGAGGCAGTGGTCGTAATTCTGGCGGAAGTGGTTTTGGTGGTGGTTTTGGAGGCGGAAGCAGTGGTGGAGGAGGATTTGGCGGATTTGGAGGTGGAAGTTTTGGTGGTGGCGGTAGCAGTGGTAGTTGGTAA
- a CDS encoding NUDIX hydrolase, whose translation MEILKWQKIASKYLVKEKWATLRVDTCKLQNGSIKDDYYVLEYPNWANAVALTIEGKIILVRQYRFAADIISLEVPGGVIDDGEEPEAGIIRELQEETGYSFESCELIATLYPNPATSTNKTFTYLLKGGVKTHEQHLDEHEILNVEEYTIEEVKQLLKDNKIDQALHVAALYYGLMHV comes from the coding sequence ATGGAAATTTTAAAGTGGCAAAAAATTGCTTCTAAATATTTAGTAAAAGAAAAGTGGGCTACTTTAAGAGTTGATACTTGCAAATTACAAAATGGAAGTATTAAGGACGATTATTACGTACTTGAATATCCAAATTGGGCGAATGCTGTTGCACTAACAATAGAAGGCAAAATAATTCTAGTAAGACAATATCGCTTTGCGGCAGATATAATCTCTTTAGAAGTACCAGGTGGAGTTATTGATGACGGCGAAGAACCAGAAGCTGGAATAATACGAGAATTACAAGAAGAAACTGGCTATAGTTTTGAAAGCTGTGAATTAATTGCTACGCTATATCCTAATCCTGCAACATCAACCAACAAGACTTTTACTTATCTGTTAAAAGGTGGCGTTAAAACTCACGAACAACATTTAGATGAACACGAGATTTTAAATGTTGAGGAATATACAATTGAAGAAGTGAAGCAACTTTTAAAGGATAATAAAATAGACCAAGCTTTACATGTTGCCGCTTTGTATTATGGATTGATGCATGTGTAA
- a CDS encoding CoA-binding protein: MKKTLIIGATPNADRYAYRAAHMLTAKGHPIVNIGVKQGEVAGVKIEKPETPYNDIDTITLYIGPDIQKNYFDYILETKPKRVIFNPGTENPDFEKMLDLHDIEPVEACTLVLLSIGQY; encoded by the coding sequence ATGAAAAAGACTTTAATTATAGGAGCAACTCCAAACGCAGATAGATATGCTTATAGGGCGGCTCATATGTTAACCGCTAAAGGACACCCAATTGTTAACATAGGAGTTAAACAAGGGGAGGTAGCGGGCGTTAAAATCGAAAAACCTGAAACTCCTTATAACGATATAGATACAATAACCTTATATATAGGTCCTGATATACAAAAGAATTATTTCGATTATATATTAGAAACTAAACCTAAAAGAGTAATTTTTAACCCAGGCACAGAAAATCCTGATTTCGAAAAAATGCTCGACTTACATGATATAGAACCTGTTGAAGCTTGTACATTGGTGTTATTAAGTATAGGTCAGTATTAG
- a CDS encoding tyrosine-protein phosphatase yields the protein MFNWFKKKKEPEFDFSVIGTDMHSHILPGIDDGAKNIDDSILLAKRFKALGFRKLIATPHIMADYFRNTPSTINRALDVLREGLLQNNIDLEVHAAAEYYLDETFESKIEKKEVLTFGENYLLFELSYINAPHNLFEIIAKIQDAGYQPVLAHPERYPYYYNSIESHQQIRETGCLLQLNTISLTGYYGKHSKSTAEELLDNYCVNFLGTDMHHLRHADALKESLNSERLQNLLAQPQINNLLL from the coding sequence TTGTTCAATTGGTTTAAAAAGAAAAAAGAACCAGAATTTGATTTTTCAGTGATTGGAACAGATATGCACTCGCATATTTTACCAGGTATTGATGATGGAGCAAAAAACATCGATGACTCCATATTGCTAGCCAAGCGTTTTAAAGCCTTAGGTTTTAGAAAATTAATTGCCACGCCACATATCATGGCCGATTATTTCCGTAATACGCCTTCAACAATTAATAGAGCGTTGGATGTATTACGAGAAGGCTTATTGCAAAATAACATTGATTTAGAAGTTCATGCAGCAGCAGAATATTATCTAGATGAAACCTTTGAGAGTAAAATAGAAAAAAAGGAAGTGTTAACTTTTGGGGAGAATTACCTTCTTTTTGAATTATCTTATATCAATGCTCCTCATAATTTGTTTGAAATTATTGCCAAAATTCAAGATGCTGGTTATCAGCCTGTCTTGGCCCATCCAGAAAGATATCCCTATTATTATAACTCTATAGAAAGTCACCAACAAATTAGGGAGACTGGCTGCTTGTTGCAGTTAAATACCATTTCCTTAACAGGATATTATGGTAAACACAGCAAATCAACAGCAGAAGAACTGTTAGACAATTACTGTGTGAATTTTCTAGGGACCGATATGCATCATCTTCGCCATGCAGATGCTTTAAAAGAATCCTTAAATTCAGAAAGACTCCAAAATTTATTGGCCCAGCCTCAAATAAATAATTTGTTGTTGTAG
- a CDS encoding ABC transporter permease: MTYTENVRLALQSIKSNRLRTILTALIIAIGLSALVGILTTIDAIKTSMTEAFSSMGANSFNIRNRGSGIRIGNGKRPKPFKSIRYEDAMKFKERLNAPANVSVSVFASGGSTVKYQQEKTNPNINVQGIDENGLGSQGLNLSLGRNFTNSEATLGNNICIIGSEIAKTVFKKETPLDKVINVGNNKFKVIGVLAEKGSGMGPNTDRAVYVPLYKAKLINSNSNPSYTITVNVPSKELMDNVIGEATSEFRNIRKVKIGQPNNFEITKSDSVAETLDENLKYVVIGGIAIGAITLLGASIALMNIMLVSVTERTREIGIRKAIGANPSVIRKQFLIEAIVICLLGGFFGILLGVGIGNLISLSMGGAFLMPWIFIMIGFALCVGIGILSGYYPAKKASKLDPVEALRYE, encoded by the coding sequence ATGACTTATACCGAAAACGTAAGACTTGCACTACAATCTATCAAAAGTAATCGCCTTCGCACCATTCTTACTGCGTTAATTATCGCGATTGGCTTGTCTGCCTTAGTTGGTATTTTAACTACTATCGATGCCATAAAAACAAGCATGACAGAAGCTTTTTCTAGCATGGGAGCTAATTCATTTAATATTAGAAATAGAGGAAGTGGTATTAGAATTGGAAATGGCAAAAGGCCAAAACCATTTAAATCAATTCGTTATGAAGATGCAATGAAATTTAAAGAACGATTAAATGCACCTGCAAATGTTTCTGTAAGTGTATTTGCCAGTGGAGGTTCAACAGTTAAGTATCAGCAAGAAAAAACAAATCCTAATATTAATGTACAAGGTATTGATGAAAATGGTTTAGGCTCTCAAGGTTTGAATCTTTCTTTGGGAAGAAATTTCACAAATTCTGAAGCCACTTTAGGTAACAACATCTGTATCATTGGAAGTGAGATTGCCAAAACAGTTTTCAAAAAGGAAACTCCATTAGACAAAGTAATTAATGTAGGCAACAATAAGTTTAAAGTTATTGGTGTGCTTGCTGAAAAAGGTTCAGGAATGGGCCCGAATACCGATAGAGCAGTGTATGTCCCTTTATATAAAGCAAAGCTGATTAATTCCAATTCAAACCCATCGTACACCATAACAGTTAATGTGCCAAGTAAAGAATTAATGGATAATGTAATTGGTGAAGCTACTTCAGAGTTTAGAAATATAAGAAAGGTTAAAATTGGTCAACCAAATAACTTTGAGATTACCAAAAGTGATTCTGTCGCAGAAACTTTAGATGAAAACTTAAAATATGTAGTGATTGGTGGAATTGCTATTGGCGCCATAACTCTTTTAGGAGCATCCATAGCGTTGATGAACATAATGTTGGTATCAGTTACTGAGCGAACACGTGAAATTGGAATTAGAAAAGCTATTGGAGCAAATCCATCTGTAATTAGAAAACAGTTTTTAATTGAAGCTATTGTGATTTGCTTACTTGGAGGATTTTTTGGCATCCTGTTAGGTGTTGGAATTGGAAATTTAATTTCATTATCTATGGGAGGTGCTTTTTTAATGCCATGGATATTTATTATGATAGGCTTTGCATTGTGCGTTGGAATAGGCATACTTTCTGGTTATTATCCTGCTAAGAAAGCATCAAAATTAGACCCTGTTGAAGCATTGAGATACGAATAA
- a CDS encoding methylmalonyl-CoA mutase, which produces MSKKFTTTSGIEIKDIYTSAKPITETPGEFPFTRGIQKDMYRGRLWTMRQYAGFSTAEESNKRYHYLLAQGTMGLSVAFDLPTQIGYDSNHEMADGEVGKVGVAIDSLKDIEILFDGIELKKITTSMTINATASILLAMYIALAKKQGADLKEISGTIQNDILKEYAARGTYIYPPKASMRIITDIFEYCSKEVPKWNTISISGYHIREAGSTAVQELAFTLANGKAYLNAALEKGLDINVFAKRLSFFFNCHNNFFEEIAKFRAARRMWANITKSLGAIDEKAMMLRFHTQTGGSTLTAQQPLNNVIRVTNQAMAAVLGGTQSLHTNGYDEALSLPTEAAAKIALRTQQVIAFESGVTDTVDPLAGSYFVETLTDEIETAALIYIDKIDAMGGSVNAIENGYIQQEIANSAYQYQKEVESAERIIVGVNKFTQETEAITDTLTIDESIRIIQTEKINKLKAERNNEKVSLALNNLTEAAKSNGNLMPFILVAVEEYATLGEIADCLRNVFGEY; this is translated from the coding sequence ATGAGCAAGAAATTTACCACAACATCAGGAATTGAAATAAAGGATATTTATACTTCTGCCAAACCCATAACAGAAACTCCAGGCGAATTTCCATTTACCAGGGGGATACAAAAAGACATGTATCGTGGACGATTATGGACTATGAGGCAATATGCTGGTTTTTCAACCGCCGAAGAATCCAATAAACGTTATCATTATTTGTTGGCGCAAGGTACAATGGGTTTGTCTGTTGCATTCGATTTGCCAACACAAATAGGTTACGATTCCAACCACGAAATGGCAGATGGAGAGGTCGGAAAAGTTGGGGTAGCGATAGATTCATTAAAAGATATCGAAATTCTTTTCGATGGAATAGAGCTAAAGAAAATAACAACATCTATGACAATCAATGCCACGGCTTCTATTTTATTAGCGATGTATATCGCATTAGCTAAGAAACAGGGGGCAGATTTAAAGGAAATATCTGGCACCATTCAAAACGATATATTAAAGGAGTACGCTGCTCGTGGAACATATATTTATCCACCGAAAGCATCAATGCGTATCATTACAGATATTTTCGAGTATTGTAGTAAAGAAGTGCCAAAATGGAATACCATTTCTATTTCCGGTTATCACATTCGCGAAGCAGGTTCTACAGCTGTGCAAGAATTAGCTTTTACTTTAGCAAATGGAAAAGCTTATTTAAATGCTGCATTAGAGAAAGGATTAGATATTAATGTTTTTGCAAAGCGATTATCATTCTTTTTCAATTGCCATAATAATTTCTTTGAAGAAATTGCCAAGTTTAGGGCAGCTAGAAGGATGTGGGCAAACATTACAAAATCTCTTGGCGCAATAGACGAAAAAGCAATGATGCTGAGGTTTCATACACAAACAGGAGGCTCAACACTTACAGCTCAACAGCCATTAAATAATGTAATTAGAGTTACTAATCAAGCAATGGCTGCGGTTTTGGGCGGAACACAATCTTTGCATACGAATGGTTACGATGAGGCTTTGTCTTTGCCAACTGAGGCTGCGGCAAAAATCGCATTGCGTACACAACAGGTTATAGCTTTTGAAAGTGGGGTAACTGATACAGTAGATCCATTGGCAGGTTCTTATTTTGTAGAGACACTGACAGATGAGATTGAAACTGCAGCACTTATATATATCGATAAGATAGATGCAATGGGTGGTTCTGTAAATGCAATCGAAAATGGATACATCCAACAGGAAATTGCAAACTCGGCTTACCAATATCAAAAAGAGGTAGAGAGTGCAGAGCGAATCATCGTTGGCGTTAATAAATTTACTCAAGAAACAGAAGCTATTACTGATACCCTAACCATAGATGAAAGCATCAGGATTATCCAAACAGAAAAAATAAATAAGCTCAAAGCAGAAAGGAATAATGAAAAGGTTTCTTTAGCGTTAAATAACTTAACAGAAGCTGCCAAATCCAATGGCAATTTAATGCCTTTTATCCTTGTTGCAGTAGAAGAATACGCTACATTGGGCGAAATAGCAGATTGTTTAAGAAACGTGTTTGGGGAATATTAA